A part of Armatimonadota bacterium genomic DNA contains:
- a CDS encoding HAMP domain-containing protein, producing the protein MSSTLKGIIGRYLPGFISVRRNGGTVPVATKLVVSYLLIIGITIAVFAVVGTHLIGRIVMSEAQASVRNNLNAAREILHGKLGHVNDVVRLSAGRFFLRDAMLSGGTDQIAGELARIREDERLDVLTVTDRSGNVLLRTSNPKLTGDNVSHDELVAAVMQSRKPAAGVSLVPAADLRKESPALAEQAYFKIIETPMAAPREATEETAGMMLKAAAPILDSHGNLLGILYGGILLNRNFEIVDKIKQTVFQDVEYKGHDIGTSTIFLNDVRISTNVRAADGTRAVGTRIAEDVYNQVIVSGNPWIGRAYVVNNWYITAYEPIESFSHKIIGILYVGVLERKYVDLRKEAVSVLLALTLTGALLSMSVSYFISRKVSASVRQLVSASREVARGNLDATVEIRTNDELQDLADSFNNMASALKQRDAQLKEYARKRIMESERLAITGQLAAGVAHELNNPLQGIVAYTHLLLEKAPPEEQLRETLGKVVDQAGRCRDIVRGLLDYARPVKPHKRPSDVNSILQQCISLVENQAQFHNIQVIKEFQEGLPLAVVDPAQIQQVVMNMIINAAEAMGGVGRLTLSTRADPDGGHLEFKISDTGHGIRPEDMERVFDPFFTTKNRGHGTGLGLSISFGIVKEHGGTILVESEVGEGTSFIVRLPVKAVGEA; encoded by the coding sequence ATGTCCAGTACCCTGAAGGGGATCATCGGAAGGTACCTGCCCGGGTTCATATCCGTGCGCAGGAACGGTGGAACGGTACCCGTAGCCACCAAGCTTGTCGTCAGCTACCTGCTGATCATCGGGATCACGATAGCGGTCTTCGCCGTCGTGGGGACCCACCTCATCGGCAGGATCGTCATGTCTGAGGCCCAGGCGAGCGTGCGCAACAACCTCAACGCGGCGCGCGAGATCCTGCACGGGAAGTTGGGTCATGTCAACGATGTTGTGCGACTCTCGGCGGGAAGGTTCTTCCTGAGAGACGCGATGCTGTCAGGAGGGACGGACCAGATCGCCGGGGAGCTGGCGAGAATCCGGGAAGACGAGCGGCTAGACGTGCTCACGGTCACCGACCGGTCCGGCAACGTGCTCCTGCGCACCAGCAATCCCAAACTTACCGGCGACAACGTGAGCCATGACGAACTGGTAGCGGCCGTCATGCAAAGCAGGAAGCCCGCCGCAGGGGTTTCGCTGGTTCCGGCGGCAGATCTGCGCAAGGAGTCGCCCGCCCTGGCCGAACAGGCCTACTTCAAGATCATCGAGACGCCCATGGCCGCGCCTCGGGAGGCCACCGAGGAGACCGCGGGCATGATGCTGAAGGCGGCGGCCCCCATCCTGGACTCCCACGGCAACCTGCTCGGAATCCTGTACGGCGGGATCCTGCTCAACCGGAACTTCGAGATCGTGGACAAGATCAAGCAGACCGTGTTCCAGGACGTGGAGTACAAAGGACACGACATAGGGACCTCAACGATCTTCCTGAACGACGTAAGGATCTCAACGAACGTTAGGGCCGCAGACGGCACAAGGGCAGTAGGAACGCGGATCGCGGAGGACGTCTACAACCAGGTCATCGTGTCGGGCAATCCCTGGATAGGACGTGCCTACGTGGTCAACAACTGGTACATCACCGCATACGAGCCAATAGAAAGCTTCAGCCACAAGATCATAGGGATACTGTACGTGGGCGTCCTGGAGCGCAAGTACGTGGACCTCAGGAAAGAGGCCGTGTCCGTGCTCCTGGCCCTGACGCTCACGGGCGCGCTGCTGTCCATGAGCGTGTCCTACTTCATCTCGCGAAAGGTATCCGCGTCCGTACGGCAACTGGTCTCCGCCTCGAGGGAGGTGGCCCGCGGCAACCTGGACGCAACCGTTGAGATCCGAACCAATGACGAGCTTCAGGACTTGGCAGACAGCTTCAACAACATGGCGTCCGCCCTGAAGCAGCGGGACGCGCAGTTGAAGGAATACGCGCGAAAGAGAATCATGGAGTCTGAGAGGCTGGCGATCACCGGGCAGCTCGCCGCGGGCGTGGCCCACGAGCTGAACAACCCCCTCCAGGGAATCGTCGCCTACACACACCTGCTCCTGGAGAAGGCCCCCCCGGAAGAACAGCTGCGCGAAACCCTCGGCAAGGTCGTGGACCAGGCAGGCCGCTGCCGGGATATCGTCCGGGGACTGCTGGACTATGCCCGGCCCGTGAAGCCCCACAAGCGCCCCTCGGACGTCAACTCCATCCTTCAGCAGTGTATCTCGCTCGTCGAGAATCAGGCGCAGTTCCACAACATCCAGGTCATCAAGGAGTTCCAGGAGGGGCTGCCGCTGGCCGTCGTGGACCCTGCCCAGATTCAGCAGGTGGTAATGAACATGATAATCAACGCCGCCGAGGCGATGGGCGGCGTGGGGCGCCTGACCCTGTCCACACGGGCCGATCCCGACGGCGGGCACCTCGAGTTCAAGATCAGCGATACCGGGCACGGCATCCGCCCGGAGGACATGGAGAGGGTATTCGACCCCTTCTTCACCACCAAGAACCGGGGGCACGGTACCGGGCTGGGGCTGTCGATCAGCTTCGGCATCGTCAAGGAGCACGGCGGCACGATCCTGGTGGAGAGCGAGGTAGGAGAAGGGACTTCCTTCATCGTGAGGCTGCCTGTCAAGGCCGTTGGTGAAGCGTAG
- a CDS encoding oxidoreductase: protein MSNPTKPQVAFYWCASCGGCEEAVVDLADGVLAVVDAVDIIFWPVALDFKRSDVEARPDGSIAVAFVNGAVRTSEQEEMAHLLRRKAQFLIAFGACSHLGGIPGLANLWDRESVLRGSYGEAPSVVNPEGTRPQEAWQENGRLTTLPAFRDTVRTLDQVVEVDYYLPGCPPTPKLLMDAVQAILSGALPPRGSVLAPDVALCDQCRLKATKPDRLLLTSFKRPHQVLIDPETCLLSQGLLCLGPATRAGCEALCPSGNMPCTGCFGPTSRVHDVGAKLVSAVGSAFDANSPEAVEAVLSSIPDPVGTFYRYSLPASRLRRKVSQVSPAEAAQ, encoded by the coding sequence ATGTCTAACCCGACAAAGCCGCAGGTCGCCTTCTACTGGTGCGCCTCTTGCGGAGGATGCGAGGAGGCGGTCGTTGATCTGGCCGATGGCGTCCTGGCCGTCGTGGATGCCGTGGACATCATCTTCTGGCCTGTTGCCCTGGACTTCAAGCGGAGCGACGTGGAAGCGAGGCCGGATGGGTCCATCGCGGTCGCGTTCGTCAACGGCGCGGTCCGCACCTCGGAGCAGGAGGAGATGGCACACCTGCTGCGGCGCAAGGCGCAGTTCCTGATCGCCTTTGGCGCGTGCTCCCACCTGGGAGGAATCCCAGGGCTCGCGAACCTCTGGGACCGCGAGTCGGTCCTGCGCGGTAGCTACGGCGAGGCACCCTCGGTGGTCAACCCGGAAGGCACGCGGCCCCAGGAGGCCTGGCAGGAGAATGGCCGCCTGACCACGCTCCCGGCCTTCCGCGACACCGTACGCACCCTGGATCAGGTCGTGGAAGTGGACTACTACCTTCCGGGCTGCCCTCCCACTCCAAAGCTGCTCATGGACGCGGTCCAGGCGATCCTCTCCGGCGCCCTCCCACCGCGGGGCAGCGTGCTGGCGCCCGACGTCGCGCTGTGCGACCAGTGCCGCCTGAAGGCCACCAAGCCGGACCGCCTGCTCCTGACCAGCTTCAAGCGCCCGCACCAGGTGTTGATTGACCCCGAAACCTGCCTGCTGTCGCAGGGGTTGCTGTGCCTGGGACCGGCCACGCGCGCCGGATGCGAAGCCCTGTGTCCTAGCGGCAACATGCCCTGCACCGGGTGTTTTGGGCCGACGTCGCGCGTCCACGATGTGGGCGCCAAGCTTGTCTCTGCCGTGGGTTCCGCCTTCGACGCCAACAGCCCGGAGGCCGTCGAGGCCGTTCTCTCCTCGATCCCAGACCCGGTGGGCACGTTCTACCGCTATTCGCTCCCGGCCTCACGCCTGCGGCGCAAGGTGTCACAGGTCTCCCCGGCCGAGGCGGCGCAGTAG
- a CDS encoding hydrogenase iron-sulfur subunit has translation MEEQRIGTANGQEPTIVAFFCTWCTYTAADLAGTSRMKYPPNVRIIRVMCSGRVDPQFVVEAFAQGADGVLIGGCHPGDCHYVEGNYKTLRRIALLKRVLREMGVEDERLRLEWISASEGDKVARVINEMVGAVRRLGRLDLPAKRRGWDAEVLPHHGPTEAPAAAAASTGR, from the coding sequence ATGGAAGAGCAGAGAATCGGGACGGCAAATGGGCAGGAGCCAACGATCGTGGCTTTCTTCTGCACGTGGTGCACCTACACCGCGGCGGATCTGGCCGGCACCTCTCGGATGAAGTACCCTCCCAATGTCCGCATCATCCGCGTGATGTGCTCGGGGCGTGTGGATCCGCAGTTCGTGGTCGAGGCGTTCGCGCAGGGCGCCGATGGGGTACTCATCGGCGGCTGTCATCCTGGGGACTGCCACTACGTGGAGGGAAACTACAAGACGCTCCGCCGGATAGCGCTGTTGAAGCGAGTTCTCCGCGAGATGGGAGTCGAGGACGAGCGTCTCCGGCTGGAATGGATCTCTGCTTCGGAAGGCGACAAGGTGGCCCGCGTCATCAACGAAATGGTTGGGGCCGTCCGCCGCCTGGGCAGGCTTGATCTCCCCGCGAAGCGCAGGGGCTGGGACGCAGAGGTCTTGCCCCATCACGGGCCCACCGAGGCCCCCGCGGCCGCCGCCGCATCCACCGGGAGGTGA